ACCAGAGGAACTCGAACAGTGCCTCACTGTGTCGGTCAAGTACTTTGAGACTCATTGGTTGACTAACCCGGCCGTCCCGGGCCACCACCTCGTGCCCGGCCGAAAAACAGCGCCCGGCGCTCACCCACTCACCGTTCGGCGCTGTACACGATGCGTGAGGGGGCTTCGTACCCACAGTCGGGGCAGTCGTACCACCGCTGGACTTTCGCCCCGTCTGCCGCCTTCTTGCCGGCGCGAACGTCGTCGTTCGGACACTCCGGGCAGTTGAGGTCCGGTGCGGGCCGCTCCCGGAGCTCGTCACGGAATGACTTCGCGTCCTTCGTCTCGTACCCCCGCGACCACACCGGGTAGCCGTCGACGAGAATCACCCCACGCCACTTGTACCGGTAGGAGTCCGGTGCTCGATGCAGGACGGCTCGCGCACCGGTCTCGGTGTTCCGATACGCGAGCGTCGGCGAGCGGCTCTCACGCTGCCAATTGGTAATCCTGGACATTGGTTAGAAGTGGACGTCAGCGGGCACAATCCAGAGTTCCTCACTCTCCTCGAGGAGTTGATCCAGCTGTCCACAGTGGCGAATGCCGGTTCCGTGTTCGGTGTACAGGAAGATCGTCGGGCCGTCGTACGCACCAACCTTGTGGAAGGCGTGCCGCGCGAGGTCCTCGTCGCGCATGATCTCCTCGTCGGAGAGCTCCTCGATGGCCTCTTTCACCCGATCGAGATTACGCTCGAATTCCTCCTTAGTCGCCTCCCAGCCACGCTCGAGGAGATCTTGGCCGTCTTCAGAGTCGACGGGGGCTGCAGTCGGCAGCTCTCCCCATCGCGCCTTCCCCGCAACGGACATGTCCTCCTCATCGAACGTGACGTAGTAGTCGAAGACGGCGCCGGCGTGTGGGTCCGCGCCGACCAGGCGGTCGAACACCGACTTTCCGGTGGCCAGGGCGTCGTCGTGCGTCGATGCCTCTACAAGTGCGTAAATCACCATATGCATCTCGAACACCTCGAAACGCCGACGCACCGGGTGTCGTTGCTCGCTCCAGCTGCGCCGGCACCCATCGCCGGCGCTCGAAAAACCTGCTCGTGACGGAGGATTCTCAGGCCTCGTCCGCTCGTTCGACAGTGATGGTTAGGTCGTCCGATTCGTAGTCGGCCTCGAAGTCGACGACGAATGCGTCCGCCTCGTAGGCGGCGTGGTAGGCGCGGTGACGTGCGAGCGAGCCAGTTGCCTTGAAGTGGAAGAATGCGGCCGCCGTGTAGGGCTTGCTCTGTGTTTCGACCTGCGACTCGACGGATGCGGGGAGCGCGATCTGGGGCGTCTCCGTGTCGATACTCGCAGCGAACTCCTTCGCTTCCTCGACGGTTGCTTGCGAATGCGCTGGTGTCTCGCCGGTGAGCACGTTCACCGGAGTTTCCGTCTCGTCGGTGAACAGGACGTCTTCGAAGGTGTGTGTCCCGAGGATCGCCTCGGGATCCAACTCGCAGTCGTGAAACGGGTCGTCCTCTAAGGTCATCGAATCACGAGCCTACGGCGGGGCTCACCCATTCCGGCCTCTCAAAAACAGCAGCTGCCACGAAATAGATCGAACTAGGAGTGGTTCAGGCTTGCCTTCTCGAAGGGTGATTCCCTGGTCGGAATGAGCAGCTCCTGTCGATCTCCGACTCGCTCGGCCAGTTTCCGTTTCAGGTACTGTCTCGCCGTCGACGGCGTGAAGACACCCTTGTCGAGCATATCGCCGACGACGTCTTTGAGGGCCGCGAACTGTCCCTGCAGGTGGCCATCGCCGACCGGCTCGCCGTCGTACCAACGCACCGTCGTGAGCGCGCCGTTCCCGACTGTGTCTCCCTGTTCGACCGTCTCCGAGTCGTACTGCAGGCCGAACCACAGCGTCCGATAGGCGGTCACCTCGAACGTCGTTGACACCACGAAGAACGCCTCGTGGTGGAGGTAGTCGAGGTGGTCAGCGACGATCTTGTCGAGGGTGAGCCCGGTGGCGCAGGGCTTCGGCTCAACGACGGTCGACGGTCGGTCCTCGCCGGCGAGGTAACCGTCGCCGGCATCTGCCTCGAGGCCATCGGCCAACTCCGAGAAGAGCTGTTTCACCCACTTGGTGTCGGTATCCTCGCCACCGAACGGGGTTTCAGCCGAAATTCGGTGCTTGAGCTTCAGATTTGCTGCGCCCCAGTGACTGTAGTGGAGCGTGTACTGTCCGTCGGTCCGTTCGTACGCAACGAGTGCGCGATGTCCCATCAATCAATCACCTCGCAGGGCGACCCGGACTGGATCGCCCCGCACTCCTTCTGGGGAGAAAAACCCGCTCAGAAGCTCCTCTGTGACTGGGGACAAAGACGTAGGTTAGAAGTCACATTCCAGTGGTTCTACTGATCATTAAATCTGAGGCGACTGTAGGCGTCCGCAGTTGCGTCTAATTCTCTGATCGCGTCGGTAAGCGACAATGGCTCCGGGAGTTGTGCTTCGAGTTGCTGCAGTTCATATTTTGTCTCAAGGAGTGCACCGTGGAGGTCGTCGACGGGCGGATTCCCGCCATCGGTAGCACGTCGTTCTGGGCAGACTCCTGATCACCATATTCCGCATCCAGTACCGGGTCATCAACACCAACTGCTCTATTGAAGCCAGGGACGTCATGTGGATCGGGGCTGCGCTCATCATCAGTCATCGTTCGAGCACCTCGATGTCAGATGTTCTCCGGCAGGTCCAGCAACTGCTTTTGCACGCTCGAGTTCACGGAACTCTTGCTGGATCTGTTGTTCGAGTTCTTCACCAGGACATTGACGCTCACTTGGTGACCCACTGCCACCGACGTCATCGATCACGAATCGCTTGCCGCGGTGATCACGCTGCTCGAGCATCAGTAGCCCTCCGTCTCTGCGTCTAGTTTGGCATCTCGAGCATCCGCTTTGAGGTGGTCGTATCGGACTTCACATCGATTTGAGCAGAAGCGTCCAGCGAACCCCGACCGATCGCGAGCAGATGGAGAACAGGTCGGTAGCCGACACTCGTTTTCCGTACTCATCTGGGACCACCACGCTCTGGGTATTGAGGTGCCTCAGCGTCTGCTATCACGGTTTGTTCGACAATCATGACTTCTCTCGGTGGGCTGAGGTACAGCCCCCACCCTTCAGGGGTCGACAAAAGACACGGATAGAGAGTCTAATCTGAATCACGACTCACGGTGAATAGTAGTGCCCGAGTTCGTGGGCCCAAGAAACGGATCGCGAGCGGCTCGAGTCTGTCCGTGGTGTTGGTCTAGTTCTGGCTGAGAGAGTGCTTGATCGGGTCCAGTGAATTGTCTGGATGTTCATCGTATCGACTATTCGCATGCGGGCATCGACTGCCTGAAGTCGTCGGCCGAACAGCTAACTGTGTAACTCTCTCACATGCAGATGATCCACCTCAGCACATGGGAGTAACCCCGGACCACGTCGACGGTGAGGTGGATCATTGAATCGATACAGGCTCATCCCGGCGAGACCTGCACTACACCCTTGACGACGTCCCAATCGCCTGTACCTGTAGAAGGTGCAAGCGTAGGGCGGCTCCCTACGCTTGTTACTCTCCATGATGCCTGCGTGTCCGTGCGACTGTATATTGGTTGTTCTACCCACACAATTCAATACTCTAATGGAAACTGGGAATTAGTCGTCCCAGCGTTCGCGATGATTCTCAAGCATGTTCCGGTGGAACATGTTTAAACCACACTAGGCGATGTCTCAACGGAGACACCCACAGCTGTGAGAAAACGTTACACAACTTCCAAAAAAGCAAGTAGTAAAATACTGCAGGTCAGTTTGCCGTGAGACATCAGAGAGCGAAAGCCCGACCGCGCAACGGCCCGTGGCCGTGAGCAGTCCGGACCGTGGAGGCGGTGGGCGGTGGCGGTGACCGAGACACACCAGCAAAGAAGAGGGCGACACTCAGTCGTCTTCCCGCCACGTGCACCCACAGGTACCGTGGTAGATCCGCGTTTCTGCCTCGTCTGCTGACCGTAACTGCTTCAACTCGGTTCGTGTTTCGACCTTCTCTCCACACTTCGGACAGTCAACCATCGAGTCGACATCTGGATCGTCACCCGCCGATTCGGCCATGATCGGCTCCCGCTCGCGCTGATGGTACGTGATTACGAGTGTCGGCTGCTCGAGTTTGGGGCGTGGTGTGACTGTCCGTCCATCCGCCTCTGCTTCCTCGAGGATCTTCTGGACATGATGATTGATCAACTCCGCTCGCGTCGCGGGTAGTTCGTCCACCTGCTCGTCGATCCGCGCCAATCGATCCGGTGCGACTGCCTCAAGCCACTCCTCGAGCGACGTCAGCTCCTGACCACCCGTTGCGACGATCTGCTTCGCTGGTCGCAACGACCCATCCGGCTCGAAGATCCCCTCGAGCGAGCCGTCGACGCTGATTGCCTGTTGATCGCGAGCGATGCCACTGATCGAACGTCGATTGTCGACAGACATGATTCACTCCGCACCCGCATCGGCCCGGACAGCCGCCACCCGGCCCGACGCGAGTTCACCCGGCAGTTTCGAGGCGCTCCCCTTGATGTCGGTCGTCTCGTCGATCCCTCGGAAGGCAGCGGAAGCTCGTTTTCAGACGAGGAGTCCGCTGGCTGGCGCAGGGTGAGACGAGATGCATCACAGTTCAGTGGCAAACCGCGCTTGCGCGGGCAAACGCTGAACCGACCACTTCAAGGGGAGCGACTCTTGATCCCGATCAAACGGACACGTTTGTGGGAAACCCCGTGGGCGGCACAGGTTTCGACGTCCGTCAGCGAGGAGTCCCAGCGCGGCGACTCGGTGAGTCGGCGGGCTGGGGC
This sequence is a window from Halopiger aswanensis. Protein-coding genes within it:
- a CDS encoding DUF7568 family protein translates to MSRITNWQRESRSPTLAYRNTETGARAVLHRAPDSYRYKWRGVILVDGYPVWSRGYETKDAKSFRDELRERPAPDLNCPECPNDDVRAGKKAADGAKVQRWYDCPDCGYEAPSRIVYSAER
- a CDS encoding zinc ribbon domain-containing protein — protein: MSVDNRRSISGIARDQQAISVDGSLEGIFEPDGSLRPAKQIVATGGQELTSLEEWLEAVAPDRLARIDEQVDELPATRAELINHHVQKILEEAEADGRTVTPRPKLEQPTLVITYHQREREPIMAESAGDDPDVDSMVDCPKCGEKVETRTELKQLRSADEAETRIYHGTCGCTWREDD
- a CDS encoding DUF6735 family protein; translation: MGHRALVAYERTDGQYTLHYSHWGAANLKLKHRISAETPFGGEDTDTKWVKQLFSELADGLEADAGDGYLAGEDRPSTVVEPKPCATGLTLDKIVADHLDYLHHEAFFVVSTTFEVTAYRTLWFGLQYDSETVEQGDTVGNGALTTVRWYDGEPVGDGHLQGQFAALKDVVGDMLDKGVFTPSTARQYLKRKLAERVGDRQELLIPTRESPFEKASLNHS